In Aspergillus nidulans FGSC A4 chromosome IV, a single window of DNA contains:
- a CDS encoding putative stress response protein (Rds1) (transcript_id=CADANIAT00000758), protein MVKLWSIATSNYTNRLNECLLDLAASAAALPTEVVKIPSVETQPPRGSEPGAAPTLVNSATSGTTTHGPYTGTPTTTGALQAESTLAQSIAPQPNPTATYYNPDGRLTQPQPMPYMPAGGVGMNGTLPVYMVQSDFDYQSVALGVHQEYIELDLFHYGLERFSEQDFLDAGLTVEDRRLIEYMAIQEAGHATLLSNMLGESAPKQCTYNYPFTTVREFLDFNVKLTRWGESGNWGFLSHLDSKEVATLIVQAEAIEARQQSVFRQLLGLHPMPIWFAPGVPQSWHWTLLAQYISSCPENNTRLVWQNFPNLYVTNQANPNRINPNTTEFNEISDASHVNRTGNPSSSHIPANESCVHVNETGYNCGPAISRDKYEPLTFPGRKVFLTWDDPGRPVGPNNSYITSTTAGEPKFVAWVSQLNTTYTELTTTGKNEGFTFQPASEVYETDPALNGTAFIALTDSNPYVTPYNLTMLNPNVRALGLYQAG, encoded by the exons ATGGTAAAGCTTTGGTCGATCGCGACGTCGAACTATACTAACAGATTGAATGAGTGTCTACTTGACTTGGCGGCTTCGGCCGCCGCTCTCCCAACAGAGGTGGTGAAGATCCCATCTGTCGAGACCCAGCCGCCCCGGGGCAGCGAGCCTGGCGCTGCCCCAACGCTGGTTAACAGCGCGACTTCTGGCACTACCACTCATGGGCCTTATACCGGCACCCCAACCACTACTGGTGCTCTGCAGGCCGAGTCGACTTTGGCCCAATCGATTGCGCCGCAACCAAACCCGACCGCGACTTACTACAACCCGGACGGGAGGCTGACGCAGCCCCAGCCGATGCCGTATATGCCGGCTGGCGGTGTCGGCATGAATGGGACCCTTCCTGTGTATATGGTGCAGAGCGACTTTGACTACCAGTCCGTGGCGCTGGGCGTGCATCAGGAGTATATCGAACTTGACCTCTTCCACTATGGACTGGAACGGTTTAGCGAGCAGGATTTCCTCGACGCCGGACTGACCGTCGAGGACCGGCGCTTGATTGAGTACATGGCCATCCAGGAAGCAGGGCATGCAACGCTCCTGAGCAATATGCTGGGAGAGTCGGCCCCGAAGCAGTGCACCTACAACTACCCGTTCACGACCGTGCGCGAGTTCCTCGACTTTAATGTTAAGCTCACTCGTTGGGGCGAGAGCGGTAACTGGGGGTTCCTCAGCCACCTAGACTCTAAAGAGGTTGCCACTCTGATCGTCCAAGCCGAAGCCATCGAGGCCCGCCAGCAGTCCGTTTTCAGGCAGCTGTTGGGATTGCACCCGATGCCGATCTGGTTTGCTCCTG GCGTCCCGCAATCGTGGCATTGGACCCTCCTGGCCCAGTACATCTCCTCCTGCCCCGAGAACAACACCCGCCTCGTGTGGCAGAACTTCCCCAACCTCTACGTCACCAATCAGGCAAACCCGAACCGAATCAACCCCAACACAACGGAATTTAATGAGATCTCGGACGCCTCCCACGTCAACCGCACCGGCAACCCCAGCTCCTCGCACATTCCAGCCAATGAGTCCTGCGTGCACGTCAATGAAACAGGCTACAACTGCGGGCCGGCCATCTCGCGCGACAAGTACGAACCTTTGACCTTCCCCGGCCGAAAAGTTTTCCTTACCTGGGATGACCCCGGTCGTCCTGTTGGCCCAAACAACAGTTACATTACATCGACGACTGCCGGCGAGCCCAAGTTCGTCGCCTGGGTGAGTCAGTTGAACACGACCTATACGGAGTTGACAACAACCGGGAAGAATGAGGGTTTTACCTTCCAGCCGGCAAGTGAGGTGTACGAGACGGATCCTGCATTGAATGGGACGGCGTTTATTGCGCTGACGGATTCGAATCCCTATGTGACGCCGTATAATTTGACCATGTTAAACCCCAATGTCCGGGCTCTCGGGCTGTACCAGGCTGGTTAA